The Actinomadura sp. WMMB 499 genome includes a window with the following:
- a CDS encoding YbhB/YbcL family Raf kinase inhibitor-like protein gives MDEIKLSSPEFADGGPIPAVHSHEAGDLAPSLDWTGVPTSAIELVLTCDDPDAPGGTFTHWMLAGMHPERDGLAAGEDAPRIAKGRNGFGANGYGGPHPPPGGAPHRYVFTLNALVEPSGLTSGFSPDDLRDALRGKVAATGTLTGTYAR, from the coding sequence ATGGATGAGATCAAGCTGAGCAGCCCCGAGTTCGCCGACGGCGGTCCGATCCCGGCCGTCCACTCCCATGAGGCGGGCGATCTGGCTCCCTCGCTGGACTGGACCGGCGTGCCCACCTCCGCCATCGAGCTCGTCCTGACCTGCGACGATCCGGACGCGCCCGGGGGCACGTTCACGCACTGGATGCTGGCGGGCATGCATCCGGAGCGCGACGGCCTCGCGGCCGGAGAGGACGCGCCGCGCATCGCGAAGGGCCGCAACGGGTTCGGCGCCAACGGCTACGGAGGCCCGCACCCGCCGCCCGGCGGCGCGCCCCACCGGTACGTGTTCACGCTCAACGCGCTGGTCGAGCCGTCCGGGCTGACGTCCGGCTTCTCCCCCGACGACCTGCGCGACGCGCTGCGCGGCAAGGTCGCCGCGACCGGGACGCTGACCGGGACCTACGCCCGCTGA
- a CDS encoding pentapeptide repeat-containing protein, which translates to MSTSAELRADCAGCHGLCCVALPFTASADFAVDKAAGRPCTNLLADSRCGIHAELRDRGFAGCTVFDCFGAGQKVSQVTFGGRDWRRDGDTARSMFAVFTVMRDLHEVLWYLADALARPEAAPVHGELRGVRDEVEALTGGTPAEVAGVDVAAVRGRVGPLLARAGELVRAGVPGRRRDHRGADLAGARFKGADLRGACLRGALLIAADLRGADLRTADLLGADLRDADLRGADLTGCLFLTQPQLDAARGDGATRPPETLRRPAHW; encoded by the coding sequence TTGTCCACGAGCGCGGAGCTGCGGGCGGACTGCGCCGGGTGCCACGGGCTGTGCTGCGTCGCGCTGCCCTTCACGGCATCGGCCGACTTCGCCGTCGACAAGGCCGCGGGACGGCCGTGCACGAACCTGCTGGCCGACTCCCGCTGCGGCATTCACGCGGAGCTGCGCGACCGCGGTTTCGCGGGCTGCACGGTCTTCGACTGTTTCGGGGCGGGGCAGAAGGTCTCGCAGGTCACCTTCGGCGGGCGCGACTGGCGGCGGGACGGCGACACCGCGCGGAGCATGTTCGCCGTGTTCACCGTGATGCGCGACCTACACGAGGTGCTCTGGTACCTGGCGGACGCGCTCGCGAGACCCGAGGCGGCGCCCGTCCACGGCGAGCTGCGCGGGGTCCGGGACGAGGTCGAGGCGCTCACGGGCGGCACGCCCGCGGAGGTCGCCGGGGTGGACGTCGCGGCGGTGCGGGGCCGGGTGGGGCCGCTGCTGGCGCGCGCCGGTGAGCTGGTGCGCGCGGGCGTCCCGGGCCGGCGCCGCGACCATCGCGGCGCGGACCTCGCGGGCGCCCGGTTCAAGGGCGCCGACCTGCGCGGGGCCTGCCTGCGCGGCGCGCTGCTCATCGCGGCCGACCTGCGCGGCGCGGATCTGCGGACGGCCGACCTGCTGGGCGCGGACCTGCGGGACGCCGACCTGCGCGGCGCGGATCTCACCGGGTGCCTGTTCCTCACGCAGCCGCAGCTCGACGCGGCGAGAGGCGACGGCGCGACGCGGCCGCCGGAGACGCTGCGGCGGCCCGCGCACTGGTGA
- a CDS encoding LPFR motif small protein, whose translation MRRISAALSAIIGTIVSVVTLPLRVLQRLLAPSHRRTTRTRRRGI comes from the coding sequence ATGCGCCGCATCAGTGCAGCGCTGAGCGCCATCATCGGCACGATCGTCAGCGTGGTCACGCTTCCGCTTCGAGTGCTCCAGCGGCTGCTGGCGCCGTCGCACCGCCGTACGACCCGCACGCGCCGCAGGGGCATCTGA
- a CDS encoding ubiquinol-cytochrome c reductase cytochrome b subunit, with product MAQGKGGPKAGRLEDLAWGVDGRLGSGAFLRRNLTKAFPKHWSFLLGEIALYSFIVLVITGVFLTLFFKPSGAEIVYDGSYPQLRGREMSEAYASTLHITFDIRGGLLMRQIHHWAANIFLAAIAIHLMRIFFTGAFRKPREINWLIGVTLFVLALAEGFAGYSLPDDLLSGTGLRIMSGIVQSIPVAGTYLVMFVFGGEFPGTEEFIPRLYMVHILLVPALLLALITAHLMLLWHQTHTQWPGKGRREQKVTGEPTYPVFAAQSGAYFLFTFGLLALISAAFQINPVWLYGPYQPDEISFGSQPDWYVGFLEGSLRIMPPLETTLWGHTVSWNVLVPAVLLPGAFFTLLAMYPFFERWATGDERVHHLLDRPRNAATRTAIGAAVIAWYGNLWAAGGNDVIAWVFHIPLFWTTWFFRIGFLVFPVVAFVVTRRICLSLQRRDLRQRTEGVESGLISLTPGGGFTERHERSTDEHAALLRTRQPRELLAAYPHHILPMPTPGRVRTQARTRANHFYLDYQVLSQGGGQGRADGAPPRRRAEIEGTPPESAGERGNGSRLGRLRALVGKRRGNG from the coding sequence ATGGCGCAGGGGAAGGGCGGGCCGAAGGCCGGGAGGCTGGAGGATCTCGCGTGGGGGGTCGACGGGCGGCTGGGGTCGGGCGCGTTCCTGCGGCGGAATCTCACCAAGGCGTTCCCCAAGCACTGGTCGTTCCTGCTCGGCGAGATCGCGCTCTACTCGTTCATCGTGCTGGTGATCACCGGTGTCTTCCTCACGCTGTTCTTCAAGCCGAGCGGCGCGGAGATCGTCTACGACGGTTCGTACCCGCAGTTGCGGGGCCGGGAGATGAGCGAGGCGTACGCGTCGACGCTGCACATCACGTTCGACATCCGCGGCGGGCTGCTGATGCGGCAGATCCACCACTGGGCGGCGAACATCTTCCTCGCGGCGATCGCGATCCACCTGATGCGCATCTTCTTCACGGGCGCGTTCCGCAAGCCCCGGGAGATCAACTGGCTGATCGGCGTGACGCTGTTCGTGCTGGCGCTCGCCGAGGGGTTCGCCGGCTATTCGCTGCCGGACGACCTGCTGTCGGGCACCGGCCTGCGGATCATGTCCGGCATCGTGCAGTCGATCCCGGTCGCCGGAACGTACCTGGTGATGTTCGTCTTCGGCGGCGAGTTCCCCGGCACCGAAGAGTTCATCCCGCGGCTGTACATGGTGCACATCCTGCTGGTCCCGGCCCTGCTGCTCGCCCTGATCACCGCGCACTTGATGCTCCTCTGGCACCAGACGCACACCCAGTGGCCTGGAAAGGGACGGCGGGAGCAGAAGGTGACGGGCGAGCCGACGTATCCGGTGTTCGCGGCGCAGAGCGGTGCGTACTTCCTGTTCACGTTCGGGCTCCTGGCGCTGATCTCGGCGGCCTTCCAGATCAACCCCGTGTGGCTCTACGGGCCCTACCAGCCGGACGAGATCTCGTTCGGCTCGCAGCCCGACTGGTACGTCGGGTTCCTGGAGGGCTCCCTGCGCATCATGCCGCCGCTGGAGACGACGCTGTGGGGGCACACCGTCTCCTGGAACGTGCTCGTTCCGGCGGTGCTGCTGCCCGGCGCGTTCTTCACCCTGCTGGCGATGTACCCGTTCTTCGAGCGCTGGGCCACCGGCGACGAACGCGTCCACCACCTGCTCGACCGCCCGCGCAACGCCGCCACCCGGACGGCGATCGGCGCGGCCGTCATCGCCTGGTACGGCAACCTGTGGGCGGCGGGCGGCAACGACGTCATCGCGTGGGTGTTCCACATCCCGCTGTTCTGGACGACCTGGTTCTTCCGCATCGGCTTCCTCGTCTTCCCGGTCGTCGCGTTCGTCGTCACCCGGCGGATCTGCCTCTCGCTGCAGCGCCGCGACCTGCGGCAGCGCACGGAGGGGGTGGAGAGCGGGCTGATCTCGCTGACCCCCGGCGGCGGGTTCACCGAGCGGCACGAGCGGTCGACGGACGAGCACGCGGCGCTGCTGCGGACCCGGCAGCCCCGCGAGCTGCTGGCCGCCTACCCGCACCACATCCTGCCGATGCCGACGCCCGGCCGCGTCCGGACCCAGGCGCGGACGCGGGCGAACCACTTCTACCTCGACTACCAGGTGCTCTCGCAGGGCGGCGGTCAGGGACGGGCGGACGGCGCGCCGCCGCGGCGGCGGGCCGAGATCGAGGGGACGCCGCCGGAGAGCGCCGGGGAACGCGGGAACGGGAGCCGGCTCGGCCGGCTGCGCGCCCTCGTCGGGAAGAGGCGCGGAAACGGGTGA
- a CDS encoding MFS transporter, translating to MNTLLRHSPARSGTRRGRALLGISLGYFLVLLDTTVMSVAEPDIVRSLDGTIAGLQWAVTGYTVVLGALLLSAGAVADRYGAHCVFRAGIAAFGAVSPLCALAPDLWTLAALRVVLGAAAAACVPASMAVIARMYPVPAERARAMATWAATSGAALAAGPVAGGLLVGLGGWRAIFLINVPVAALVLALTAGRAVRVPRGGAAVDPLGQVLACATAGLLTDALIAAGAGAGRHAACSAAAAVLAGTAFALRERASAAPVLPRALLRTPGMSAALAAGAAVGFVMTGVLFVLPLVFRDALDLTAARTGVAFLPMTLPFAVNPLVTGRIVARTGPRPPVLAGLALLTAGCALLGAVLHGGTSYAGLVAGLLCVGFGVSFALPALATMVVTVAPEGAAGAAGGLLNAVRQLGAATGVPAMGAFTAVGSGGAPGRALLVASAVCAIVLLAAVTAGRPGRRRGGAGRR from the coding sequence ATGAACACGCTCCTCCGGCACTCGCCCGCGCGCTCCGGCACGCGACGCGGGCGCGCACTCCTGGGCATCTCGCTCGGGTACTTCCTGGTACTGCTCGACACGACCGTGATGTCGGTCGCCGAACCCGACATCGTCCGCTCGCTGGACGGGACGATCGCCGGGCTGCAATGGGCCGTCACCGGCTACACGGTCGTCCTCGGCGCGCTCCTCCTGTCGGCGGGCGCCGTCGCCGACCGGTACGGCGCGCACTGCGTCTTCCGCGCCGGCATCGCCGCCTTCGGCGCGGTCTCCCCGCTGTGCGCGCTCGCCCCGGACCTGTGGACGCTCGCCGCGCTCCGCGTGGTGCTCGGCGCCGCGGCCGCCGCGTGCGTCCCCGCGTCCATGGCCGTGATCGCCCGCATGTACCCGGTCCCGGCCGAGCGCGCCCGCGCCATGGCGACCTGGGCCGCGACCAGCGGCGCGGCGCTCGCCGCCGGGCCCGTCGCGGGCGGCCTGCTCGTCGGCCTCGGCGGCTGGCGCGCGATCTTCCTGATCAACGTGCCCGTCGCCGCGCTCGTCCTCGCCCTGACCGCCGGACGGGCCGTGCGCGTCCCGCGCGGTGGTGCGGCCGTCGACCCGCTCGGCCAGGTCCTGGCGTGCGCGACGGCCGGGCTCCTGACCGACGCGCTCATCGCCGCCGGAGCCGGCGCCGGCCGCCACGCCGCCTGCTCCGCCGCCGCGGCCGTCCTCGCGGGCACGGCGTTCGCCCTCCGGGAACGTGCGAGCGCGGCGCCCGTCCTGCCGCGCGCGCTGCTGCGCACGCCCGGAATGTCCGCCGCGCTGGCGGCGGGCGCGGCGGTCGGCTTCGTGATGACGGGCGTCCTGTTCGTCCTGCCGCTGGTCTTCCGCGACGCGCTCGACCTGACGGCCGCGCGGACCGGTGTCGCGTTCCTGCCGATGACGCTGCCGTTCGCGGTCAACCCGCTCGTCACCGGCCGGATCGTCGCCCGGACCGGACCGCGCCCGCCCGTCCTGGCGGGCCTGGCACTGCTGACCGCCGGATGCGCGCTCCTCGGCGCGGTCCTGCACGGCGGGACGTCCTACGCCGGGCTCGTCGCCGGGCTGCTGTGCGTCGGGTTCGGCGTCTCGTTCGCCCTTCCCGCGCTCGCCACGATGGTCGTCACCGTCGCGCCCGAGGGCGCCGCGGGCGCCGCGGGCGGGCTGCTCAACGCGGTCCGGCAGCTCGGCGCGGCGACCGGCGTCCCCGCCATGGGAGCCTTCACCGCGGTCGGGTCCGGCGGCGCGCCCGGTCGCGCGCTCCTCGTCGCCTCCGCCGTCTGCGCGATCGTCCTGCTCGCGGCGGTCACCGCCGGACGGCCGGGGCGCCGTCGGGGCGGCGCCGGGAGGCGTTGA
- a CDS encoding PrsW family intramembrane metalloprotease yields MTGRPAFWLWAGACLLGIWLAFETCGRLVRAFPAGALAGFALLAPVLVLGVWALRRTHPVRVRPLGAALLAVAWGGLAAFGVALPANAAFLAVIGQTAGPGFGAVWGATIVAPVNEEPLKLLGVAVLALAVPCAVRGPLDGWGYGALAGLGFQMSENFLYVLNTIILTGATQDAGAAFVSFAGRVVGGAWWSHWAMTAIAGAGLGRLIARATWANAVAAAGALLLAMVLHAWWDAPVLPGAELLPFKGLPILLAAVVAYRLARRGYLAHFRRAADAETAGGVLVPGERHVLTYRRWRRKERWDVPPGEPRLLLARLRAAELDLLETGLGGLEPDPDAPERLRGDIRELRLRLNASRRRPDGAPAVRR; encoded by the coding sequence GTGACGGGGCGTCCGGCGTTCTGGCTGTGGGCCGGGGCGTGCCTGCTCGGGATCTGGCTCGCGTTCGAGACGTGCGGGCGGCTGGTCCGGGCGTTCCCGGCCGGTGCCCTCGCGGGGTTCGCGCTGCTCGCGCCGGTGCTCGTCCTCGGCGTGTGGGCGCTGCGGCGGACGCACCCGGTGCGGGTCCGGCCGCTCGGCGCCGCGCTGCTGGCGGTGGCGTGGGGCGGACTGGCGGCGTTCGGGGTGGCGCTGCCCGCGAACGCGGCGTTCCTGGCGGTCATCGGGCAGACGGCCGGGCCGGGGTTCGGGGCGGTGTGGGGGGCGACGATCGTGGCACCGGTGAACGAGGAGCCGCTCAAGCTGCTCGGCGTCGCGGTGCTGGCGCTGGCCGTGCCGTGCGCGGTGCGGGGGCCGCTGGACGGGTGGGGCTACGGGGCGCTCGCCGGGCTGGGCTTCCAGATGTCGGAGAACTTCCTGTACGTCCTGAACACCATCATCCTGACCGGGGCGACGCAGGACGCGGGCGCCGCGTTCGTCTCGTTCGCGGGCCGGGTCGTCGGCGGCGCGTGGTGGAGCCACTGGGCGATGACCGCGATCGCGGGCGCGGGCCTCGGCCGCCTGATCGCCCGTGCCACCTGGGCGAACGCGGTGGCGGCGGCGGGCGCGCTGCTGCTGGCGATGGTGCTGCACGCCTGGTGGGACGCGCCCGTCCTGCCCGGCGCGGAGCTGCTGCCCTTCAAGGGCCTGCCGATCCTGCTCGCCGCGGTCGTGGCGTACCGGCTGGCGCGGCGCGGGTACCTGGCGCACTTCCGGCGGGCGGCCGACGCGGAGACGGCCGGGGGCGTCCTGGTGCCGGGCGAGCGGCACGTGCTCACCTACCGCAGGTGGCGGCGCAAGGAGCGCTGGGACGTGCCGCCGGGCGAGCCGCGGCTGCTGCTCGCCCGGCTCCGCGCGGCCGAGCTGGACCTGCTCGAGACCGGGCTCGGCGGCCTGGAGCCCGACCCGGACGCGCCCGAGCGGCTGCGCGGCGACATCCGGGAGCTCCGGCTGCGGCTCAACGCCTCCCGGCGCCGCCCCGACGGCGCCCCGGCCGTCCGGCGGTGA
- a CDS encoding LysR family transcriptional regulator encodes MELRWLRTFEAVVEHGTVTDAANALGLAPSSVSEHVRALERSVGTALFERGPKGMRANAAGERMRGWARRLLEDADRARRDVAGTGRAVRLGALETIAATHVPAVLARLAERRPGVRVEVRSDAARDQLLAGVASGDLDAALLLDSGDGVGGLGFAAPAVPLEFVDLERVPLALVASPGHRLAGARRVGRADLRGERLLVNVPACSFFLAGERLFGADVERVRAGSVTVMSAWAERGLGVALVPEFAVRDRLDAGALVALRVDGAELGLRLVWRGDREDLPGLRDVLYAASG; translated from the coding sequence ATGGAACTGCGCTGGCTGCGAACGTTCGAGGCCGTCGTCGAGCACGGGACCGTCACCGACGCGGCGAACGCGCTCGGCCTCGCCCCGTCATCGGTGTCGGAGCACGTCCGGGCGCTGGAGCGGTCGGTCGGCACGGCGCTGTTCGAGCGCGGCCCGAAGGGCATGCGGGCGAACGCGGCGGGCGAGCGGATGCGCGGCTGGGCGCGGCGGCTGCTCGAGGACGCCGACCGCGCGCGCCGGGACGTCGCGGGGACGGGGCGGGCGGTACGGCTCGGCGCGCTGGAGACGATCGCCGCGACGCACGTCCCCGCGGTGCTGGCGCGGCTGGCCGAACGCAGGCCCGGGGTCCGGGTGGAGGTGCGGTCGGACGCCGCGCGCGACCAGCTGCTCGCCGGGGTCGCGTCCGGGGACCTGGACGCCGCGCTGCTGCTGGACTCCGGCGACGGCGTGGGCGGTCTGGGGTTCGCCGCCCCGGCCGTGCCGCTGGAGTTCGTCGATCTGGAGCGGGTGCCACTCGCCCTGGTCGCGTCCCCCGGCCACCGCCTCGCCGGCGCCCGCCGCGTCGGGCGCGCGGACCTGCGCGGGGAGCGGCTGCTGGTGAATGTGCCGGCCTGCTCGTTCTTCCTGGCCGGTGAGCGGCTGTTCGGCGCGGACGTCGAACGGGTCCGGGCCGGGAGCGTGACGGTCATGAGCGCGTGGGCGGAGCGGGGGCTCGGCGTCGCCCTCGTCCCCGAGTTCGCCGTGCGCGACCGCCTCGACGCGGGCGCGCTCGTCGCGTTGCGGGTCGACGGGGCGGAGCTCGGCCTCCGGCTGGTGTGGCGGGGCGACCGCGAGGACCTGCCGGGCCTGCGCGACGTGCTCTACGCGGCGAGCGGCTGA
- a CDS encoding putative protein N(5)-glutamine methyltransferase yields the protein MPADSSDPLVSRLRAAGCVFAEDEARMLRSAARTPGELDAMVERRAAGLPLEHVVGWAEFGGLRVAVAPGVFVPRRRTEFLVRRAAALAPPRPVVVDLCCGSGALGAALIAALSAGRDGYELHAADIEPASVRCARRNVEPAGGRVYEGDLFDALPAGLRGRVDVLLCNVPYVPSGEIALLPPEARDHEPAVALDGGADGLAVLRRVAAEASGWLAPGGRLLFETSERQVPGALDAVARGGLVPEAARCAELHATVVIGAKNFSPGSV from the coding sequence ATGCCTGCCGACTCCTCCGATCCCCTCGTGTCCCGCCTGCGCGCCGCCGGGTGCGTCTTCGCCGAGGACGAGGCGCGAATGCTCCGGTCCGCCGCCCGCACCCCGGGCGAGCTCGACGCCATGGTCGAGCGCCGCGCCGCCGGGCTGCCCCTCGAACACGTCGTCGGCTGGGCCGAGTTCGGCGGCCTGCGCGTCGCCGTCGCGCCCGGCGTGTTCGTCCCGCGCCGCCGCACCGAGTTCCTCGTCCGCAGGGCCGCCGCCCTGGCCCCGCCGCGCCCCGTCGTCGTCGACCTGTGCTGCGGCTCGGGCGCGCTCGGTGCCGCCCTGATCGCCGCCCTCTCCGCCGGCCGGGACGGCTACGAGCTGCACGCCGCCGACATCGAACCGGCGTCGGTGCGCTGCGCCCGCCGCAACGTCGAGCCCGCCGGCGGGAGGGTGTACGAGGGCGACCTGTTCGACGCGCTGCCCGCGGGCCTGCGCGGCCGCGTCGACGTCCTGCTGTGCAACGTCCCGTACGTCCCGTCGGGCGAGATCGCCCTGCTGCCCCCCGAGGCCCGCGACCACGAGCCGGCCGTCGCCCTGGACGGCGGCGCGGACGGGCTCGCCGTCCTGCGGCGGGTGGCCGCGGAGGCGTCCGGCTGGCTCGCACCCGGTGGCCGCCTGCTGTTCGAGACGAGCGAGCGGCAGGTACCCGGCGCGCTGGACGCGGTCGCCCGCGGCGGCCTCGTCCCGGAGGCCGCGCGCTGTGCGGAGCTGCACGCGACGGTCGTCATCGGCGCGAAAAACTTTTCTCCCGGATCGGTGTAA
- a CDS encoding MFS transporter: protein MSLDPAMPRHPDAAVIPDDLPGGRAAGRADGLAGHDVADRAEPAGLAGPVRERGGGVLIAVLAFAGITVALMQTLLVPVIGRLPLLLDTSIANATWAMTATLLTGAVATPIMGRLGDMYGKRRMILVSICALIAGSLVAAVSSELMVVVAGRAIQGFAMGAIPLGISLMRDRLPRERLGGALALMSSSLGVGGALGLPLSAYVAQNFDWHVLFYGAAVLGAVAFALVLLLVPESPVRTGGRFDVTGALGLSAGLLALLLPVSKGAEWGWTNPATLGLAAAGIAILVLWGILELRLREPLIDLRTTARRQVLLTNLTAITVGVSFYAMSLVLPQLLELPTSTGYGLGQTLIVAGLAVAPMGIAMMLVSPLSARISAARGPKTSLILGLLVIGGAYTAAQGLMNAVWQVALISTLVGGGIGLAYSALPTLIMGAVPTSETGAANGVNTLMRSIGTSVSSAVLGAVLARNTISLHGSDVPDMTGFRISFLIATAVVGVGILLASFLPSGRPAAGRAVTRRAATAP, encoded by the coding sequence GTGTCCCTCGATCCCGCCATGCCCCGGCATCCGGACGCGGCCGTGATCCCCGACGATCTCCCCGGCGGCCGCGCGGCCGGCCGCGCGGACGGCCTCGCCGGCCACGACGTCGCCGATCGCGCCGAGCCCGCCGGTCTCGCCGGTCCCGTCCGGGAGCGGGGCGGCGGCGTGCTGATCGCCGTGCTGGCGTTCGCCGGGATCACCGTCGCGCTGATGCAGACGCTGCTCGTCCCCGTCATCGGGCGGCTGCCGCTGCTGCTCGACACGTCCATCGCCAACGCCACCTGGGCGATGACGGCCACCCTGCTGACCGGAGCCGTCGCCACCCCGATCATGGGACGGCTCGGCGACATGTACGGCAAGCGCCGGATGATCCTCGTGAGCATCTGCGCCCTCATCGCCGGCTCGCTGGTGGCCGCCGTCAGCTCCGAGCTGATGGTCGTGGTCGCGGGCCGCGCGATCCAGGGCTTCGCGATGGGCGCCATCCCGCTCGGCATCAGCCTGATGCGCGACCGGCTCCCGCGGGAGCGGCTCGGCGGCGCGCTGGCGCTGATGAGCTCCTCGCTCGGCGTCGGCGGCGCGCTCGGCCTGCCGCTGTCGGCCTACGTCGCGCAGAACTTCGACTGGCACGTCCTGTTCTACGGCGCCGCGGTTCTCGGCGCGGTCGCCTTCGCGCTCGTCCTGCTGCTGGTTCCCGAGTCCCCGGTGCGGACGGGCGGCCGGTTCGACGTCACGGGCGCGCTCGGGCTGTCGGCCGGGCTGCTCGCGCTGCTGCTGCCGGTTTCCAAGGGCGCCGAATGGGGCTGGACGAACCCCGCCACGCTCGGCCTCGCCGCCGCCGGGATCGCGATCCTCGTGCTGTGGGGCATCCTCGAGCTGCGGCTGCGCGAGCCGCTGATCGACCTGCGCACCACCGCCCGCCGCCAGGTGCTGCTGACGAACCTGACCGCGATCACCGTCGGCGTCTCCTTCTACGCCATGTCGCTGGTGCTGCCGCAGCTGCTGGAGCTGCCGACGTCGACCGGCTACGGCCTCGGGCAGACGCTCATCGTCGCGGGCCTGGCGGTGGCGCCGATGGGCATCGCGATGATGCTCGTCTCCCCGCTGTCGGCCCGCATCTCCGCCGCGCGCGGCCCCAAGACGTCCCTCATCCTGGGGCTGCTGGTCATCGGCGGCGCCTACACGGCGGCGCAGGGCCTGATGAACGCGGTGTGGCAGGTCGCGCTGATCAGCACGCTCGTCGGCGGCGGCATCGGCCTCGCCTACTCGGCGCTGCCCACCCTGATCATGGGTGCCGTGCCGACCTCGGAGACCGGTGCGGCCAACGGCGTGAACACGCTGATGCGCTCGATCGGCACGTCGGTGTCCAGCGCGGTGCTGGGCGCGGTCCTCGCCCGCAACACGATCTCCCTGCACGGTTCCGACGTGCCCGACATGACCGGTTTCCGGATCTCGTTCCTCATCGCGACCGCGGTGGTCGGTGTCGGGATCCTGCTCGCGTCCTTCCTGCCGTCCGGGCGCCCGGCGGCGGGGCGGGCCGTCACCCGCCGGGCCGCAACAGCACCTTGA
- a CDS encoding zinc-dependent alcohol dehydrogenase, giving the protein MKAVTWHGKRDVRVESVPDPKLKESDDAIIRVTSSGICGSDLHLYEVLGPFLTEGDVLGHEPMGIVEETGADVRHVKPGDRVVIPFNISCGTCYMCERKLFAQCETTQVREQGSGAALFGYTRLYGQVPGGQAEYLRVPQAHFGPIKVPEGPPDERFVYLSDVLPTSWQAVEWADVPPGGSVTVLGLGPIGQMCARIARHHGHRVIGVDVVPERLEMARRHGIEVIDSADADDVADAVRQLTGGRGTDSVIDAVGMEAHGSPGAKIAQTLAGMLPGGAAAPLMSRVGVDRLAALMTAIETVRRGGTISVIGVYGGMTDPLPMLRMFDKGIGLRMGQAHVKAWIDDLLPLVSDDADPLGVMDLTTHRLPLEEAPEAYDMFQKKRDGAIKVLLRPGG; this is encoded by the coding sequence ATGAAGGCTGTGACCTGGCACGGCAAGCGGGACGTCCGCGTCGAGAGCGTCCCCGATCCGAAGCTCAAGGAGTCCGACGACGCGATCATCCGGGTGACCTCGTCCGGCATCTGCGGCTCGGACCTGCACCTGTACGAGGTCCTCGGCCCGTTCCTCACCGAAGGGGACGTCCTGGGCCACGAGCCGATGGGGATCGTCGAGGAGACCGGCGCGGACGTCCGGCACGTCAAGCCTGGTGACCGCGTGGTCATCCCGTTCAACATCTCGTGCGGCACCTGCTACATGTGCGAGCGGAAGCTGTTCGCGCAGTGCGAGACCACCCAGGTCCGCGAGCAGGGCAGCGGCGCGGCGCTGTTCGGGTACACCCGGCTGTACGGGCAGGTGCCGGGCGGGCAGGCCGAGTACCTGCGGGTGCCGCAGGCGCACTTCGGCCCGATCAAGGTGCCGGAGGGGCCGCCGGACGAGCGGTTCGTGTACCTCTCGGACGTCCTGCCGACCTCGTGGCAGGCCGTCGAGTGGGCGGACGTCCCGCCCGGCGGATCGGTGACCGTGCTCGGGCTGGGCCCGATCGGGCAGATGTGCGCCCGCATCGCCCGCCACCACGGCCACCGGGTGATCGGCGTCGACGTCGTCCCGGAGCGGCTGGAGATGGCGCGGCGGCACGGCATCGAGGTGATCGACTCCGCGGACGCCGACGACGTCGCGGACGCGGTACGGCAGCTCACCGGCGGCCGCGGCACCGACTCGGTGATCGACGCGGTCGGGATGGAGGCGCACGGCTCCCCCGGCGCGAAGATCGCGCAGACGCTGGCCGGGATGCTGCCCGGCGGCGCCGCGGCGCCGCTCATGTCGCGCGTCGGGGTGGACCGGCTCGCGGCCCTCATGACGGCGATCGAGACCGTCCGCCGCGGCGGCACGATCTCGGTGATCGGCGTTTACGGCGGGATGACCGACCCGCTGCCGATGCTGCGGATGTTCGACAAGGGGATCGGGCTGCGGATGGGCCAGGCCCACGTCAAGGCGTGGATCGACGACCTGCTCCCGCTGGTCTCCGACGACGCCGACCCGCTCGGCGTGATGGACCTGACCACGCACCGGCTGCCGCTGGAGGAGGCACCGGAGGCCTACGACATGTTCCAGAAGAAGCGGGACGGCGCGATCAAGGTGCTGTTGCGGCCCGGCGGGTGA